The Chiroxiphia lanceolata isolate bChiLan1 chromosome 24, bChiLan1.pri, whole genome shotgun sequence genome has a segment encoding these proteins:
- the TMEM50A gene encoding transmembrane protein 50A isoform X3: MSGFLESLRCSECVDWGEKRNTIASVAAGVLFFTGWWIIIDAAVKYPKVEDFNHSYHACGVIATIAFLMINAVSNGQVRGDSYSEGCLGQTGARIWLFIGFMMAFGSLIASMWILFGGYVVKEKPVVYPGIAVFFQNAFIFFGGLVFKFGRTEDLWQ; encoded by the exons ATGTCCGGTTTTCTGGAGAGCTTGAGGTGCTCGGAGTGCGTGGACTGGGGGGAGAAGCGGAACACCATCGCCTCTGTGGCCGCGGGAGTGCTG tTTTTTACAGGCTGGTGGATAATCATAGATGCAGCTGTGAAATACCCTAAAGTGGAAGACTTCAACCACTCCTACCATGCCTGTGGGGTTATAGCCACCATTGCATTCCTGAT GATCAACGCGGTGTCCAACGGCCAAGTGCGGGGGGACAGTTACAGCGAGGGCTGCCTGGGGCAGACAG GGGCTCGGATCTGGCTGTTCATTGGGTTTATGATGGCTTTTGGATCTCTCATTGCTTCCATGTGGATCCTTTTTGGAGGCTACGTTGTCAAAG aAAAACCAGTGGTATACCCAGGAATAGCTGTGTTTTTCCAGAATGCATTCATCTTTTTCGG
- the TMEM50A gene encoding transmembrane protein 50A isoform X2 — translation MRGVPAASRDVLPSAEKMSGFLESLRCSECVDWGEKRNTIASVAAGVLFFTGWWIIIDAAVKYPKVEDFNHSYHACGVIATIAFLMINAVSNGQVRGDSYSEGCLGQTGARIWLFIGFMMAFGSLIASMWILFGGYVVKEKPVVYPGIAVFFQNAFIFFGGLVFKFGRTEDLWQ, via the exons ATGCGCGGGGTCCCCGCCGCGTCCCGTGACG ttcTTCCAAGTGCTGAAAAAATGTCCGGTTTTCTGGAGAGCTTGAGGTGCTCGGAGTGCGTGGACTGGGGGGAGAAGCGGAACACCATCGCCTCTGTGGCCGCGGGAGTGCTG tTTTTTACAGGCTGGTGGATAATCATAGATGCAGCTGTGAAATACCCTAAAGTGGAAGACTTCAACCACTCCTACCATGCCTGTGGGGTTATAGCCACCATTGCATTCCTGAT GATCAACGCGGTGTCCAACGGCCAAGTGCGGGGGGACAGTTACAGCGAGGGCTGCCTGGGGCAGACAG GGGCTCGGATCTGGCTGTTCATTGGGTTTATGATGGCTTTTGGATCTCTCATTGCTTCCATGTGGATCCTTTTTGGAGGCTACGTTGTCAAAG aAAAACCAGTGGTATACCCAGGAATAGCTGTGTTTTTCCAGAATGCATTCATCTTTTTCGG
- the TMEM50A gene encoding transmembrane protein 50A isoform X1, producing MRGVPAASRDGARVLPSAEKMSGFLESLRCSECVDWGEKRNTIASVAAGVLFFTGWWIIIDAAVKYPKVEDFNHSYHACGVIATIAFLMINAVSNGQVRGDSYSEGCLGQTGARIWLFIGFMMAFGSLIASMWILFGGYVVKEKPVVYPGIAVFFQNAFIFFGGLVFKFGRTEDLWQ from the exons ATGCGCGGGGTCCCCGCCGCGTCCCGTGACGGTGCGAGGG ttcTTCCAAGTGCTGAAAAAATGTCCGGTTTTCTGGAGAGCTTGAGGTGCTCGGAGTGCGTGGACTGGGGGGAGAAGCGGAACACCATCGCCTCTGTGGCCGCGGGAGTGCTG tTTTTTACAGGCTGGTGGATAATCATAGATGCAGCTGTGAAATACCCTAAAGTGGAAGACTTCAACCACTCCTACCATGCCTGTGGGGTTATAGCCACCATTGCATTCCTGAT GATCAACGCGGTGTCCAACGGCCAAGTGCGGGGGGACAGTTACAGCGAGGGCTGCCTGGGGCAGACAG GGGCTCGGATCTGGCTGTTCATTGGGTTTATGATGGCTTTTGGATCTCTCATTGCTTCCATGTGGATCCTTTTTGGAGGCTACGTTGTCAAAG aAAAACCAGTGGTATACCCAGGAATAGCTGTGTTTTTCCAGAATGCATTCATCTTTTTCGG
- the RSRP1 gene encoding arginine/serine-rich protein 1: MGVTHEEGLSPQDPCGGSPGGWSRSAQVPHENQHQGGPAAPSGTETGHCRATVKPEPASESTCVQKTEDMTGFMDDLTLSSPKKRETSVRSKRSCDRSSTRSSSRSSCSSRSSSSSSSSASSRSWSRSRSRSRARRNGSRRSRRYSRSYSRSRSRSRGYRRYRGRYHARHYRRYRRSPPRYRSRSRSWSRGRSYYRRSYSRSRSRSRGRRYYGFGRTIYPEAYRSWRSRSRTRSRSRSPLHLSEKDKRELLEIAKANAAKALGTDNIVLPASLKIPPPAKEIKNEKQEREEPGESAEQPRSAAEDMTKTGMERATIQRSISFSPNNTMAKPALQKPVSHVVKEPVVSPAREDDRKGSPYGQWVPVKKEEKKTFLNFSPKSTLFRAR, encoded by the exons ATGGGGGTGACTCACGAAGAGGGGCTCTCCCCTCAGGACCCGTGCGGGGGCAGCCCGGGCGGCTGGAGCCG GAGCGCCCAGGTGCCTCACGAGAACCAGCACCAGGGGGGCCCGGCCGCGCCCAGCG GAACAGAGACTGGGCATTGCAGAGCAACAGTAAAACCAGAACCAGCTTCTGAAAGCACCTGtgtgcagaaaacagaagacatGACGGGTTTCATGGATGACTTGACCCTCAGCTCTCCGAAGAAGAGAGAGACGTCCGTGAGATCCAAGAGGAGCTGTGACAGGTCGTCAACAAGGTCCTCCAGCAGATCCTCGTGCAGCTCACggtccagctccagcagctcctcttcagCCTCCTCGCGGAGCTGGAGCCGCTCCAGGTCGAGGTCACGGGCCAGAAGGAACGGTTCCCGCCGGTCCAGGAGATACTCCCGCTCCTACTCGCGGAGCCGCTCCAGGTCGCGCGGGTACCGCCGGTACCGGGGCAGGTACCACGCCAGGCACTACCGGAGGTACCGCCGCTCCCCCCCGCGCTACCGGTCCCGCAGCAGGTCCTGGTCCCGCGGCAGGTCCTACTACAGAAGGTCCTACTCGAGGAGCAGGTCCCGTTCCAGAGGCCGGAGGTATTACGGATTTGGGCGAACCATCTATCCCGAGGCTtacaggagctggaggagcaggtcACGGACACGGTCCCGCAGTCGGTCACCTCTCCACCTCAGTGAGAAAG aCAAGAGGGAACTCCTGGAAATTGCGAAAGCCAATGCTGCCAAAGCTCTGGGAACAGATAACATTGTCTTGCCAGCAAGCTTGAAGatccctcctcctgccaaagagataaaaaatgaaaaacaggagcGGGAAGAACCTGGAGAGTCAGCTGAG CAACCCAGAAGTGCAGCAGAAGACATGACCAAGACTGGGATGGAGAGAGCAACCATACAGAGGAGCATTTCCTTCAGTCCTAAT aacaCAATGGCAAAGCCAGCCCTGCAGAAGCCAGTGAGCCATGTTGTTAAGGAGCCAGTAGTTTCTCCAGCAAGAGAAGATGACAGGAAGGGAAGTCCCTATGGGCAGTGGGTTCCTGtcaagaaggaggagaagaaaacattcttaAACTTCTCACCCAAAAGCACCTTGTTCCGGGCCCGCTGA
- the SYF2 gene encoding pre-mRNA-splicing factor SYF2 — MAAAVSSLSSLGIPDGDGGSSSEEEEAGPSAAAAAAAEQRREERLRRFRELHMKRYEACKLNSQEVVEEDKRLKLPPNWEAKKARLEWELKVQEKKKECAARGEDYERVKLLEISAEDAERWERKKKKKNPDLGFSDYAAAQLRQYQRLTRQIKPDLEQYEKLKEQYGEALYPTSDSLLHGTHVPSKDGVDRMVADLEKQIEKREKYSRRRPYNDDADIDYINERNAKFNQKAERFYGKYTAEIKQNLERGTAV, encoded by the exons ATGGCGGCGGCCGTGTCGTCGCTGAGCAGTTTGGGGATCCCCGATGGCGACggaggg AGCTCctcggaggaggaggaggcgggccccagcgcggcggcggcggcggcggcggagcagCGGCGGGAGGAGCGGCTGCGCCGGTTCCGGGAGCTCCACATGAAGCGG TATGAGGCTTGCAAGCTGAACAGCCAAGAAGTGGTGGAGGAAGACAAAAGACTTAAATTGCCACCAAACTGGGAAGCTAAAAAAGCTCGGCTGGAGTGGGAGCTGAAGGtgcaggagaagaagaag GAATGTGCAGCGAGAGGGGAGGACTATGAGCGAGTCAAGCTGCTGGAGATCAGCGCTGAGGACGCCGAGaggtgggagaggaaaaagaagaagaaaaatcccgACCTGGGCTTTTCAG ATTACGCGGCGGCGCAGCTGCGCCAGTACCAGAGGCTGACGCGGCAGATCAAACCTGACCTGGAGCAGTACGAGAAGCTGAAGGAGCAATA CGGGGAGGCGCTTTATCCCACCTCCGACAGCCTCCTCCACGGAACTCACGTGCCCTCCAAGGACGGGGTTGACAGAATGGTCGCAGATCTTGAAAAACA GATCGAGAAGCGGGAGAAGTACAGCCGGCGGCGACCCTACAACGACGACGCCGACATCGACTACATCAACGAGAGGAACGCCAAGTTCAACCAGAAGGCAGAGAGGTTCTACGGGAAGTACACGGCCGAGATCAAACAGAACCTGGAGAGAGGGACCGCTGTCtga